One region of Flavobacterium pisciphilum genomic DNA includes:
- a CDS encoding cob(I)yrinic acid a,c-diamide adenosyltransferase produces MKVYTKTGDKGTTALFGGTRVPKDHIRIDSYGTVDELNSYIGLIRDQEMNLHYKNILIEIQDRLFTVGAILATPVEKEVLKNGELRLKNLGIVPTDIELLENEIDAMEETLPQMTHFVLPGGHQTVSYCHIARCVCRRAERLAVHLSHNETVPEIAIQYLNRLSDYLFVLARKLSSDLKAEEVKWIPRK; encoded by the coding sequence ATGAAAGTATATACCAAAACAGGAGACAAAGGAACTACTGCGCTTTTTGGCGGTACTCGCGTTCCCAAAGACCATATCCGTATTGATAGTTATGGAACAGTTGACGAACTAAATTCGTACATCGGACTCATACGAGATCAAGAAATGAATCTACACTACAAGAACATTTTGATCGAAATTCAAGACCGATTATTTACTGTAGGAGCTATTCTAGCTACTCCTGTAGAGAAAGAAGTCTTAAAAAACGGAGAATTACGTCTTAAAAATCTAGGCATTGTACCAACTGACATCGAATTACTTGAAAATGAAATTGATGCCATGGAAGAAACGCTACCGCAAATGACCCACTTTGTATTACCAGGAGGTCATCAAACTGTGTCATATTGTCACATTGCCCGCTGTGTTTGCCGTCGTGCCGAACGCTTGGCAGTGCATCTAAGTCATAATGAGACCGTTCCAGAAATAGCAATACAGTACTTAAACCGACTTTCTGACTACCTTTTTGTCTTGGCACGAAAGTTGTCTTCTGACTTAAAAGCGGAGGAAGTTAAATGGATTCCGAGAAAGTAA